The following proteins are encoded in a genomic region of Cryptomeria japonica chromosome 11, Sugi_1.0, whole genome shotgun sequence:
- the LOC131063101 gene encoding uncharacterized protein LOC131063101, with the protein MGNCMWTSFGSAEAPGRMLSVISRGDNTYDPFQYAQSFPVDVQLENVAPCRLSSGSAADLLAKISNKEPTVEVVPSQQKGIWKVKLVISVEQLHDILSHQSNTEALIERMRLTASASASASASSPSTQNQRRVSFSSACYWKPSLESISEDTTFDNGIRTAITGK; encoded by the coding sequence ATGGGGAACTGTATGTGGACAAGCTTTGGTAGTGCAGAGGCACCGGGCAGAATGTTGAGTGTGATCAGTAGAGGTGATAATACGTATGATCCATTTCAATATGCACAATCTTTTCCTGTGGATGTGCAGTTGGAAAATGTGGCGCCCTGTAGACTGTCATCTGGATCAGCTGCAGATCTTCTTGCCAAAATTAGTAACAAAGAGCCCACTGTGGAAGTTGTGCCTTCTCAGCAGAAGGGTATTTGGAAAGTGAAGTTGGTTATAAGTGTTGAGCAGCTTCATGATATTCTTTCACACCAGTCCAACACAGAGGCCTTGATTGAGAGAATGAGATTGACGGCTTCTGCTTCTGCTTCTGCTTCTGCATCTTCGCCATCAACGCAAAATCAGCGTAGAGTTTCCTTTTCCTCTGCTTGTTACTGGAAGCCTTCTTTGGAGAGCATTTCAGAGGATACAACTTTTGATAATGGCATCAGGACTGCCATTACTGGTAAGTAA